A single genomic interval of Cucumis sativus cultivar 9930 chromosome 7, Cucumber_9930_V3, whole genome shotgun sequence harbors:
- the LOC116405256 gene encoding uncharacterized protein LOC116405256, whose protein sequence is MDVCHILLRRQWQYDIQAIHKGGENTYKFQWMNMKIMLMPLSKKNEEKVNQKKVESHLSINVSGKKFLETRESDILGLVIADPHTTEIYSLIPSKVQDLLSQFQPIMEEPSKLTPLPDIQHIIDLLPGSSLSNLPHYKMSLKEYEFLHQHIEDLLKKGHIQPSISSCAVPTLLTPKKDDNWRMCVDSRAINKITYKYRFPISRINDLLD, encoded by the coding sequence ATGGATGTTTGCCATATTTTACTTAGAAGACAATGGCAATACGATATTCAAGCTATTCATAAGGGGGGAGAGAACACCTATAAGTTCCAATGGATGAACATGAAGATTATGTTGATGCCCCTAAGCAAGAAGAATGAGGAAAAAGTCAATCAAAAGAAGGTTGAAAGTCATCTTTCTATCAATGTAAGTGGAAAGAAATTTCTAGAAACCAGAGAATCTGATATTTTGGGACTTGTTATTGCAGATCCTCATACTACAGAAATTTATAGCTTGATTCCATCGAAGGTACAAGACCTATTGAGCCAATTTCAACCTATAATGGAGGAACCCTCTAAATTGACTCCTCTTCCAGACATCCAACACATTATTGATTTGCTACCTGGCTCATCTCTTTCCAACCTTCCTCATTACAAAATGAGTCTTAAGGAGTATGAGTTCTTACACCAGCACATTGaagatttgttgaaaaaagggCATATTCAGCCAAGCATTAGCTCTTGTGCTGTACCAACTCTATTAACTCCAAAGAAGGATGACAACTGGAGGATGTGTGTAGACAGTCGAGCCATCAACAAAATCACATACAAGTATCGCTTCCCTATTTCAAGGATTAATGATCTCCTTGATTAA
- the LOC101217425 gene encoding probable choline kinase 1 isoform X1, whose product MAIKSKGITKGNLPEELKKLLRAVASEWGDKIEEMEEGLEVSRLTGAMTNEVYEMKWMSSRSGDEPRKVVVRVYGEGTEIFFNRDDEIRTFECVSKHGRGPRLLGRFSHGRIEEFINAKTLSARDLRDPKISARIASKLREFHNLDMPTPITVVLWDRMRNWLKEAKRLSSPHEMEEFCLEKLDEEIDLLQRELSKDSQPIGFCHNDLQYGNIMMDEDTSSLTLIDYEYASYNPIAYDIANHFCEMAADYHSKTPHILDYTSYPDVEERKRFVSAYLGTSVKTGENDHKEEEVEKLLEDAERYTLANHLFWGLWAIISSHVNKIDFDYFEYAKQRFDQFWLRKSELLVS is encoded by the exons ATGGCAATAAAATCGAAAGGAATCACAAAAGGCAATTTGCCAGAGGAATTAAAGAAATTGCTTAGGGCGGTAGCATCGGAATGGGGAGACAAAATCGAGGAGATGGAAGAAGGTTTGGAAGTGAGTCGATTAACAGGAGCGATGACGAACGAAGTGTACGAAATGAAATGGATGAGTTCAAGAAGTGGTGATGAACCACGGAAGGTTGTGGTGAGAGTGTACGGAGAAGGAACTGAGATTTTCTTCAATAGAGATGATGAGATCAGAACGTTTGAATGCGTGTCGAAACATGGCCGTGGACCTCGTCTTCTTGGGCGATTCTCTCATGGAAGAATTGAAGAGTTCATCAATGCCAAG ACACTATCAGCAAGAGATCTTCGAGATCCAAAAATATCAGCACGAATAGCAAGTAAATTAAGGGAGTTTCACAATCTTGACATGCCTACTCCAATAACGGTTGTCCTTTGGGATAGAATGAG AAATTGGCTAAAGGAAGCCAAAAGACTAAGTTCACCACATGAAATGGAAGAGTTCTGCTTGGAGAAATTGGATGAGGAAATAGATTTGCTTCAAAGGGAACTCTCAAAAGATTCTCAACCCATTGGCTTTTGTCACAATGACTTGCAATATGGCAACATCATGATGGATGAAGACACATCATCACTAACCCTTATT GATTATGAGTATGCAAGTTACAACCCAATAGCTTATGACATAGCAAATCATTTTTGTGAAATGGCAGCAGATTACCACTCTAAGACTCCCCATATTTTGGACTATACATCATACCCAG ATGTTGAGGAACGTAAAAGATTTGTTAGTGCATATCTGGGCACATCag TGAAAACAGGTGAAAATGATCACAAGGAAGAAGAAGTGGAGAAGCTACTAGAGGATGCTGAGAGATACACTTTAGCAAATCATCTCTTTTGGGGATTGTGGGCTATCATTTCA AGCCACGTAAACAAGATTGATTTTGACTACTTTGAGTATGCTAAGCAGAGGTTTGATCAATTCTGGCTAAGAAAGTCTGAGCTCTTAGTTTCTTGA
- the LOC101217425 gene encoding probable choline kinase 1 isoform X3 — protein MAIKSKGITKGNLPEELKKLLRAVASEWGDKIEEMEEGLEVSRLTGAMTNEVYEMKWMSSRSGDEPRKVVVRVYGEGTEIFFNRDDEIRTFECVSKHGRGPRLLGRFSHGRIEEFINAKTLSARDLRDPKISARIASKLREFHNLDMPTPITVVLWDRMRNWLKEAKRLSSPHEMEEFCLEKLDEEIDLLQRELSKDSQPIGFCHNDLQYGNIMMDEDTSSLTLIDYEYASYNPIAYDIANHFCEMAADYHSKTPHILDYTSYPDVEERKRFVSAYLGTSVKTGENDHKEEEVEKLLEDAERYTLANHLFWGLWAIISVSTSFFL, from the exons ATGGCAATAAAATCGAAAGGAATCACAAAAGGCAATTTGCCAGAGGAATTAAAGAAATTGCTTAGGGCGGTAGCATCGGAATGGGGAGACAAAATCGAGGAGATGGAAGAAGGTTTGGAAGTGAGTCGATTAACAGGAGCGATGACGAACGAAGTGTACGAAATGAAATGGATGAGTTCAAGAAGTGGTGATGAACCACGGAAGGTTGTGGTGAGAGTGTACGGAGAAGGAACTGAGATTTTCTTCAATAGAGATGATGAGATCAGAACGTTTGAATGCGTGTCGAAACATGGCCGTGGACCTCGTCTTCTTGGGCGATTCTCTCATGGAAGAATTGAAGAGTTCATCAATGCCAAG ACACTATCAGCAAGAGATCTTCGAGATCCAAAAATATCAGCACGAATAGCAAGTAAATTAAGGGAGTTTCACAATCTTGACATGCCTACTCCAATAACGGTTGTCCTTTGGGATAGAATGAG AAATTGGCTAAAGGAAGCCAAAAGACTAAGTTCACCACATGAAATGGAAGAGTTCTGCTTGGAGAAATTGGATGAGGAAATAGATTTGCTTCAAAGGGAACTCTCAAAAGATTCTCAACCCATTGGCTTTTGTCACAATGACTTGCAATATGGCAACATCATGATGGATGAAGACACATCATCACTAACCCTTATT GATTATGAGTATGCAAGTTACAACCCAATAGCTTATGACATAGCAAATCATTTTTGTGAAATGGCAGCAGATTACCACTCTAAGACTCCCCATATTTTGGACTATACATCATACCCAG ATGTTGAGGAACGTAAAAGATTTGTTAGTGCATATCTGGGCACATCag TGAAAACAGGTGAAAATGATCACAAGGAAGAAGAAGTGGAGAAGCTACTAGAGGATGCTGAGAGATACACTTTAGCAAATCATCTCTTTTGGGGATTGTGGGCTATCATTTCAGTGAGTACTTCATTCTTCTTATAA
- the LOC101217425 gene encoding probable choline kinase 1 isoform X2 produces the protein MAIKSKGITKGNLPEELKKLLRAVASEWGDKIEEMEEGLEVSRLTGAMTNEVYEMKWMSSRSGDEPRKVVVRVYGEGTEIFFNRDDEIRTFECVSKHGRGPRLLGRFSHGRIEEFINAKTLSARDLRDPKISARIASKLREFHNLDMPTPITVVLWDRMRNWLKEAKRLSSPHEMEEFCLEKLDEEIDLLQRELSKDSQPIGFCHNDLQYGNIMMDEDTSSLTLIDYEYASYNPIAYDIANHFCEMAADYHSKTPHILDYTSYPDVEERKRFVSAYLGTSGENDHKEEEVEKLLEDAERYTLANHLFWGLWAIISSHVNKIDFDYFEYAKQRFDQFWLRKSELLVS, from the exons ATGGCAATAAAATCGAAAGGAATCACAAAAGGCAATTTGCCAGAGGAATTAAAGAAATTGCTTAGGGCGGTAGCATCGGAATGGGGAGACAAAATCGAGGAGATGGAAGAAGGTTTGGAAGTGAGTCGATTAACAGGAGCGATGACGAACGAAGTGTACGAAATGAAATGGATGAGTTCAAGAAGTGGTGATGAACCACGGAAGGTTGTGGTGAGAGTGTACGGAGAAGGAACTGAGATTTTCTTCAATAGAGATGATGAGATCAGAACGTTTGAATGCGTGTCGAAACATGGCCGTGGACCTCGTCTTCTTGGGCGATTCTCTCATGGAAGAATTGAAGAGTTCATCAATGCCAAG ACACTATCAGCAAGAGATCTTCGAGATCCAAAAATATCAGCACGAATAGCAAGTAAATTAAGGGAGTTTCACAATCTTGACATGCCTACTCCAATAACGGTTGTCCTTTGGGATAGAATGAG AAATTGGCTAAAGGAAGCCAAAAGACTAAGTTCACCACATGAAATGGAAGAGTTCTGCTTGGAGAAATTGGATGAGGAAATAGATTTGCTTCAAAGGGAACTCTCAAAAGATTCTCAACCCATTGGCTTTTGTCACAATGACTTGCAATATGGCAACATCATGATGGATGAAGACACATCATCACTAACCCTTATT GATTATGAGTATGCAAGTTACAACCCAATAGCTTATGACATAGCAAATCATTTTTGTGAAATGGCAGCAGATTACCACTCTAAGACTCCCCATATTTTGGACTATACATCATACCCAG ATGTTGAGGAACGTAAAAGATTTGTTAGTGCATATCTGGGCACATCag GTGAAAATGATCACAAGGAAGAAGAAGTGGAGAAGCTACTAGAGGATGCTGAGAGATACACTTTAGCAAATCATCTCTTTTGGGGATTGTGGGCTATCATTTCA AGCCACGTAAACAAGATTGATTTTGACTACTTTGAGTATGCTAAGCAGAGGTTTGATCAATTCTGGCTAAGAAAGTCTGAGCTCTTAGTTTCTTGA